A genomic region of Miscanthus floridulus cultivar M001 chromosome 3, ASM1932011v1, whole genome shotgun sequence contains the following coding sequences:
- the LOC136541651 gene encoding SNAP25 homologous protein SNAP32-like translates to MSSGKRSFFAPKKKAANPFDSDSDDDKPQQRQPARASSVPPPDEQQGRGSSLFGGAGGDRAGLFASSSTNHHYRNDFRDAGGLEGQSVQELEGYAAYKAEETTRRAQGCVRIAEEMRDTASKTLVTVHQQGQQIHRTHMMAVDIDQDLSRSEKLLGDLGGLFSKKWKPKKNGAIRGPMLTRDDSFIRKGSHLEQRQKLGLADHPPRSNARQFRSEPSSALEKVEMEKAKQDDALSDLSDILTELKGMAVDMGSEIESQTKSMGDAEKDYDELNFRVKGANTRARRLLGR, encoded by the exons ATGAGCAGCGGGAAGCGATCCTTCTTCGCGCCCAAGAAGAAGGCCGCGAACCCTTTcgattccgactccgacgacgacaaGCCGCAGCAGCGGCAGCCGGCGCGGGCCTCCTCCGTGCCTCCCCCCGACGAACAGCAGGGGCGGGGCTCCTCTCTcttcggcggcgccggcggcgacaGGGCCGGGCTCTTCGCTTCCTCCTCGACCAACCATCACTACCGGAACGACTTCCGCGACGCCGGCGGCCTGGAGGGCCAGTCCGTGCAGGAGCTGGAGGGGTACGCGGCGTACAAGGCCGAGGAGACCACGCGCCGCGCGCAGGGGTGCGTCAGGATCGCCGAGGAGATGCGGGACACCGCGTCCAAGACGCTCGTCACCGTCCACCAGCAGGGGCAGCAGATCCACCGCACGCACATGATGGCCGTCGACATCGACCAGGATCTCTCCAGG AGCGAGAAGCTATTGGGTGATCTGGGGGGCCTATTTTCCAAAAAGTGGAAGCCAAAGAAAAATGGCGCAATCAGGGGTCCTATGTTAACTAGAG ATGATTCCTTCATAAGGAAGGGCAGTCATTTGGAGCAAAGGCAGAAGCTAGGGCTGGCAGATCATCCGCCTCGATCAAATGCACGCCAATTCCGTTCTGAACCCTCTTCAGCACTTGAGAAAGTTGAG ATGGAGAAGGCAAAGCAGGATGATGCTCTGTCTGATCTAAGCGACATACTGACCGAGCTGAAAGGGATGGCCGTTGACATGGGCTCTGAGATAGAGAG CCAAACAAAATCAATGGGCGATGCAGAGAAGGATTATGACGAACTGAACTTCAGGGTCAAGGGAGCAAACACTCGAGCTCGCCGTCTTCTTGGGAGATAG
- the LOC136541653 gene encoding probable cellulose synthase A catalytic subunit 3 [UDP-forming], translated as MEASAGLVAGSYNRNELVVIRRDGDPGPKPLREQNGQGCQICGDDVGLAPGGEPFVACNECAFPVCRDCYEYERREGTQNCPQCKTRYKRLKGYQRVTGDEEEDGVDDIDNEFNWNGHDSQSVAESMLYGHMSYGRGGDPNGVPQPFQLNPNVPLLTNGQMVDDIPPEQHALVPSFMGGGGKRIHPLPYADPSLPVQPRSMDPSKDLAAYGYGSVAWKERMESWKQRQERTHQTRNDGGGDDGDDADLPLMDEARQPLSRKIPIPSSQINPYRMIIIIRLVVLGFFFHYRVMHPVHDAFALWLISVICEIWFAMSWILDQFPKWFPIERETYLDRLSLRFDKEGQPSQLAPIDFFVSTVDPLKEPPLVTANTVLSILSVDYPVDKVSCYVSDDGAAMLTFEALSETSEFAKKWVPFCKRYNIEPRAPEWYFQQKIDYLKDKVAASFVRERRAMKREYEEFKVRINALVAKAQKVPEEGWTMQDGTPWPGNNVRDHPGMIQVFLGQSGGLDCEGNELPRLVYVSREKRPGYDHHKKAGAMNALVRVSAVLTNAPYLLNLDCDHYINNTKAIKEAMCFMMDPLLGKKVCYVQFPQRFDGIDRHDRYANRNVVFFDINMKGLDGIQGPIYVGTGCVFRRQALYGYDAPKTKKPPSRTCNCWPKWCFCCCCFGNRKHKKKTTKPKTEKKKILFFKKEENQSPAYALGEIDEAAPGAENEKAGIVNQQKLEKKFGQSSVFVTSTLLENGGTLKSASPASLLKEAIHVISCGYEDKTDWGKEIGWIYGSVTEDILTGFKMHCHGWRSIYCIPKRVAFKGSAPLNLSDRLHQVLRWALGSIEIFFSNHCPLWYGYGGGLKFLERFSYINSIVYPWTSIPLLAYCTLPAICLLTGKFITPELNNVASLWFMSLFICIFATSILEMRWSGVGIDDWWRNEQFWVIGGVSSHLFAVFQGLLKVIAGVDTSFTVTSKGGDDEEFSELYTFKWTTLLIPPTTLLLLNFIGVVAGVSNAINNGYESWGPLFGKLFFAFWVIVHLYPFLKGLVGRQNRTPTIVIVWSILLASIFSLLWVRIDPFLAKDDGPLLEECGLDCN; from the exons ATGGAGGCGAGCGCCGGGCTGGTGGCCGGCTCCTACAACCGCAACGAGCTCGTCGTCATCCGCCGCGACGGCGATCCCGGG CCGAAGCCGCTGCGGGAGCAGAACGGGCAGGGGTGCCAGATTTGCGGCGACGACGTCGGGCTTGCCCCCGGCGGGGAGCCCTTCGTGGCGTGCAACGAGTGCGCCTTCCCCGTCTGCCGGGACTGCTACGAGTACGAGCGCCGGGAGGGCACGCAGAACTGCCCCCAGTGCAAGACCCGATACAAGCGCCTCAAGG GCTACCAGCGTGTGACcggtgacgaggaggaggacggcgtcGATGACATTGACAACGAGTTCAACTGGAACGGCCATGACTCGCAGTCTGTGGCCGAGTCCATGCTCTACGGCCACATGAGCTACGGCCGTGGAGGTGACCCTAATGGCGTGCCACAGCCTTTCCAGCTCAACCCCAATGTTCCACTCCTCACCAACGGGCAGATG GTCGATGACATCCCACCGGAGCAGCACGCACTGGTGCCTTCTTTCATGGGTGGTGGGGGAAAGAGGATCCATCCGCTTCCTTATGCGGATCCCAGCTTACCTG TGCAACCCAGGTCTATGGACCCATCCAAGGATCTTGCTGCATATGGATATGGTAGTGTTGCTTGGAAGGAGCGGATGGAGAGTTGGAAGCAGAGGCAGGAGAGGACGCACCAGACGAGGAATGACGGTGGTGGTGATGACGGTGACGATGCTGATCTACCACT AATGGATGAAGCAAGACAACCGCTGTCCAGGAAAATTCCGATTCCATCGAGCCAGATCAATCCATATAGGATGATTATCATTATTCGGCTTGTGGTTTTGGGGTTCTTCTTCCACTACCGAGTGATGCATCCGGTGCATGATGCATTTGCTTTGTGGCTCATATCGGTTATCTGTGAAATCTGGTTTGCCATGTCTTGGATTCTTGATCAATTCCCAAAGTGGTTCCCTATTGAGAGAGAGACTTACCTAGACCGGCTGTCACTGAG GTTCGACAAGGAAGGCCAGCCATCTCAACTTGCTCCAATTGATTTTTTTGTCAGTACAGTTGATCCCTTGAAGGAACCTCCTTTGGTCACAGCAAATACTGTTCTGTCTATCCTTTCGGTGGATTATCCAGTTGATAAGGTTTCTTGCTATGTTTCTGATGATGGTGCCGCAATGCTAACGTTTGAAGCATTATCTGAAACATCTGAATTTGCAAAGAAATGGGTTCCTTTCTGCAAAAGGTACAATATTGAACCTCGCGCTCCAGAGTGGTACTTCCAACAGAAGATAGACTACTTGAAAGACAAGGTGGCAGCAAGTTTTGTTAGGGAGAGGAGAGCAATGAAG AGGGAGTATGAGGAATTCAAGGTCAGAATCAATGCCTTGGTTGCTAAAGCACAGAAAGTTCCTGAAGAAGGATGGACAATGCAAGATGGAACCCCCTGGCCTGGAAACAATGTTCGTGATCATCCTGGAATGATTCAG GTCTTCCTTGGCCAAAGTGGAGGTCTTGACTGTGAGGGAAATGAACTGCCACGATTGGTTTATGTTTCAAGAGAGAAACGACCAGGCTATGACCATCATAAGAAAGCTGGTGCTATGAATGCATTG GTCCGAGTCTCTGCTGTACTAACAAATGCTCCATATTTGTTAAACTTGGATTGTGATCACTACATCAACAACACCAAGGCTATAAAGGAAGCAATGTGTTTTATGATGGACCCTTTACTAGGAAAGAAAGTTTGCTATGTACAGTTCCCTCAAAGATTTGATGGGATTGATCGCCATGACCGATATGCTAACAGGAATGTTGTCTTTTTCGAT ATCAACATGAAAGGTTTGGATGGTATTCAGGGTCCGATTTATGTCGGTACTGGATGTGTGTTTAGAAGGCAGGCATTGTATGGTTATGATGCCCCCAAAACAAAGAAGCCACCATCAAGGACTTGCAACTGCTGGCCAAAGTGGTGCTTTTGCTGTTGCTGCTTTGGTAATAGGAAGCACAAGAAGAAGACTACCAAACCAAAAacggagaagaaaaaaatattatttttcaagaaagaagaaaatcaatCCCCTGCATATGCTCTTGGTGAAATTGATGAAGCTGCTCCAG GAGCTGAGAATGAAAAAGCTGGTATTGTAAATCAACAAAAATTAGAAAAGAAATTTGGTCAGTCTTCTGTCTTTGTTACATCCACACTTCTCGAGAATGGTGGAACCTTGAAGAGTGCAAGTCCTGCTTCTCTTTTGAAAGAAGCTATACATGTCATTAGTTGTGGTTATGAAGACAAGACAGACTGGGGAAAAGAG ATTGGCTGGATCTATGGATCAGTTACAGAAGATATTCTAACTGGTTTCAAAATGCATTGTCATGGTTGGCGGTCAATTTACTGCATACCTAAACGGGTTGCATTCAAAGGTTCTGCACCTCTGAATCTTTCTGATCGTCTTCACCAGGTGCTTCGTTGGGCTCTTGGGTCTATTGAAATCTTCTTCAGCAATCATTGCCCTCTTTGGTATGGGTATGGTGGTGGCCTGAAATTTCTGGAAAGATTTTCCTACATCAACTCCATCGTGTATCCTTGGACATCTATTCCCCTCTTGGCTTACTGTACATTGCCTGCCATCTGTTTATTGACAGGGAAATTTATCACTCCAGAG TTGAATAATGTTGCCAGCCTGTGGTTCATGTCACTCTTTATTTGCATTTTTGCTACAAGCATCCTAGAAATGAGATGGAGTGGTGTTGGAATTGATGATTGGTGGAGAAATGAGCAGTTCTGGGTCATTGGAGGTGTGTCCTCGCACCTCTTTGCTGTGTTCCAGGGACTTCTCAAGGTCATAGCTGGTGTTGATACAAGCTTCACTGTGACATCAAAGGGTGGAGATGATGAGGAGTTCTCAGAGCTGTATACATTCAAATGGACCACCTTATTGATACCTCCTACCACTTTGCTCCTATTGAACTTCATTGGTGTGGTCGCTGGCGTTTCCAATGCAATCAATAATGGATATGAGTCATGGGGGCCCCTCTTTGGGAAGCTCTTCTTTGCATTTTGGGTGATTGTCCATCTGTATCCCTTCCTCAAAGGTTTGGTTGGAAGGCAAAACAGGACACCAACAATTGTCATCGTCTGGTCCATTCTGCTGGCTTCAATCTTCTCACTCCTTTGGGTTCGGATCGATCCTTTCCTTGCAAAGGATGATGGTCCACTTCTTGAGGAGTGTGGTTTGGATTGCAACTAG